In one Massilia endophytica genomic region, the following are encoded:
- a CDS encoding EAL domain-containing protein, whose amino-acid sequence MIEKADLLNARILIVDDQQVNVQLLEYLLSSSGYQQVSATNDPRVVADWHAQHNYDIIILDLHMPGMNGFEVMKALRPLEPEGYLPVLVVTAQPDQKQAALDAGARDFVSKPFDPVEVLTRIRNLLEVRLMQRQARDYNTLLEHTVRERTAELQRFRSAMDATADAIFLFDSSSLAIVDVNDGACRMLGYRRSELLGAQPEALGLGSGEALQRYAGAHRHEEHKARSPELVEAELRRRDESLVPVELYWQMQQDGDAARPTLICVARDITERRVAEEQLLHMAHYDSLTGLPNRTLFYRTLADAMDLARDKEWRIVVLFIALDRFKSVNDSLGGAMGDELLREFSNRLVQCARIRDTVGRLGGDEFGLILAITRGQQEAVDMATEVREALRVPFDLDGHPATLTASIGIAMYPDDATDPETLVKYADTAMGRAKEAGRDCYRFFTAGMNAQVLARLDMEIALRRALEQDELELYFQPKVNLHTGRVSGAEALLRWNRPGHGIVMPVEFVGVLEDTGLIVRVGSWIIDAACRQIAAWISSPVGQVKVAINVASRQMVEGDLEKEVKEALARHRVPPELLELELTESALMSNADRTIAVLKSMKEIGIQVAIDDFGTGYSSLAYLQRFPIDKLKIDIAFVRDIITNPNDAAISLAIISMAHSLKLRVIAEGVETRPQLEYLRRNRCDEIQGYYFSRPLSGADMGALVEAGTGLPPDPAEAEEAPQTLLLVDDDVNVLSSLHRLFRRDGYRILTASTPNEAFELLALYPVQVIMCDQRMPTTSGTEFLSKVKDMYPDTIRIILSGYTALEAMLDSINRGAIYRFYTKPWDDTQLRDNIRQAFNHYWLMHGSERRAGDAETAN is encoded by the coding sequence ATGATCGAGAAGGCAGACCTGCTGAATGCCCGTATCCTGATCGTCGACGACCAGCAGGTCAACGTGCAGCTGCTGGAATACCTGTTGTCTTCCTCGGGCTACCAGCAGGTGAGCGCCACCAACGACCCGCGCGTGGTGGCGGACTGGCACGCGCAGCACAACTACGACATCATCATTCTCGACTTGCACATGCCCGGCATGAACGGCTTCGAAGTGATGAAGGCGCTGCGCCCCCTGGAGCCGGAAGGCTATCTGCCGGTGCTGGTGGTGACGGCCCAGCCGGACCAGAAGCAGGCCGCCCTGGACGCGGGCGCGCGCGATTTCGTCAGCAAGCCTTTCGATCCGGTGGAAGTGCTGACCCGCATCCGCAACCTGCTGGAAGTACGGCTCATGCAGCGCCAGGCGCGCGACTACAACACCCTGCTGGAGCACACGGTGCGCGAACGCACGGCCGAGCTGCAGCGCTTCCGCAGCGCGATGGACGCGACGGCCGACGCCATCTTCCTGTTCGACAGCAGCAGCCTGGCCATCGTGGACGTGAACGACGGAGCCTGCCGCATGCTGGGCTACCGGCGCTCCGAGCTGCTTGGCGCGCAGCCCGAGGCGCTGGGCCTGGGCAGCGGCGAGGCCCTGCAGCGCTATGCGGGCGCGCACAGGCATGAGGAGCACAAGGCGCGCAGCCCCGAGCTGGTGGAAGCGGAACTGCGGCGGCGCGACGAATCGCTGGTGCCGGTCGAGCTGTACTGGCAGATGCAGCAGGACGGCGATGCGGCCCGGCCCACCCTGATCTGCGTGGCGCGCGACATCACCGAGCGCCGCGTGGCCGAGGAGCAGCTGCTGCACATGGCCCATTACGACAGCCTCACCGGCCTGCCCAACCGCACACTGTTCTACCGCACCCTGGCCGACGCCATGGACCTGGCGCGCGACAAGGAGTGGCGCATCGTGGTGCTGTTCATTGCGCTGGACCGCTTCAAGAGCGTCAACGATTCGCTGGGCGGCGCCATGGGCGACGAACTGCTGCGCGAGTTCAGCAACCGCCTGGTGCAGTGCGCCCGCATCCGCGACACCGTGGGCCGCCTGGGCGGCGACGAGTTCGGCCTGATCCTCGCCATCACGCGCGGGCAGCAGGAGGCGGTGGACATGGCCACCGAAGTGCGCGAGGCCCTGCGCGTGCCCTTCGACCTGGACGGCCATCCCGCCACGCTGACGGCCAGCATCGGCATCGCCATGTATCCGGACGACGCCACCGATCCCGAAACCCTGGTGAAGTACGCCGACACGGCGATGGGCCGCGCCAAGGAGGCGGGCCGCGACTGCTACCGCTTCTTCACGGCGGGCATGAATGCCCAGGTGCTGGCGCGCCTGGACATGGAGATCGCCCTGCGCCGCGCCCTGGAGCAGGACGAGCTCGAACTCTATTTCCAGCCCAAGGTGAACCTGCATACCGGCCGTGTGAGCGGGGCCGAGGCGCTGCTGCGCTGGAACCGCCCAGGCCACGGCATCGTGATGCCGGTCGAATTCGTGGGTGTTCTGGAGGATACGGGGCTGATCGTGCGCGTGGGCTCCTGGATCATCGACGCCGCCTGCCGCCAGATCGCCGCCTGGATCAGCTCACCCGTCGGCCAGGTGAAGGTGGCCATCAACGTCGCCAGCCGCCAGATGGTGGAGGGCGACCTGGAGAAGGAAGTGAAGGAGGCGCTCGCCCGCCACCGGGTGCCGCCGGAGCTGCTGGAGCTGGAGCTGACGGAAAGCGCCCTGATGTCGAATGCCGACCGCACCATTGCTGTGCTGAAGAGCATGAAGGAGATCGGCATCCAGGTCGCGATCGACGATTTCGGCACCGGCTATTCCTCGCTGGCTTACCTGCAGCGCTTCCCCATCGACAAGCTGAAGATCGACATCGCCTTCGTGCGCGACATCATCACCAATCCGAACGACGCCGCCATCTCCCTGGCCATCATCAGCATGGCGCACAGCCTGAAGCTGCGCGTGATCGCCGAAGGCGTGGAAACGCGGCCCCAGCTCGAATACCTGCGGCGCAACCGCTGCGACGAGATCCAGGGTTACTACTTCAGCCGTCCCCTCAGCGGGGCGGACATGGGCGCGCTGGTGGAGGCGGGAACGGGGCTGCCTCCCGACCCGGCCGAGGCGGAGGAAGCGCCGCAGACCCTGCTGCTGGTCGATGACGATGTGAACGTGCTCTCCTCGCTGCACCGCCTGTTCCGGCGCGACGGCTACCGCATTCTCACCGCCTCCACGCCCAACGAGGCCTTCGAGCTGCTGGCGCTTTATCCGGTGCAGGTGATCATGTGCGACCAGCGCATGCCCACCACCAGCGGCACCGAGTTCCTGAGCAAGGTGAAGGACATGTATCCGGATACGATACGCATCATCCTCTCCGGCTACACGGCCCTGGAAGCGATGCTGGATTCCATCAACCGCGGCGCCATCTACCGCTTCTACACGAAGCCCTGGGACGACACCCAGCTGCGCGACAATATCCGCCAGGCCTTCAACCACTACTGGCTGATGCACGGCAGCGAACGCCGCGCGGGCGATGCCGAAACGGCAAATTGA
- a CDS encoding ATP-binding protein translates to MIRLRSVHHKLLAIVMVATLAALFVSIGVTIAYDLHAYHQSIRADMETQAELLGHMSSPALAFDDPRLARENLGLLRLRPKMYAGAIYNARGALFASYVVAGRAAAIPQQASEEGFSFAGRRLVLYKRIYDNGELLGTVYLDAEYEMLSRFFDYLVIGVLGAVLAVGTAYLVLRRLSHVITQPLMGVASVAREVVATGDFSRRADRIGKDEIADLAEAFNKMLSEIQSRTSELESSNAEQARAQQEVLRLNAELEQRVHERTMQLELANGELAMAMEEARSANQAKSAFLSSMSHELRTPLNAILGFAQILTSDKLPSTLEQKKEFAGHILKSGRHLLALINEILDLAKIESGTVALSMEPVEMQDILAECRTMMEPLAAQRGIRILFPEHCQTAVQADRTRLKQILLNLLSNAIKYNREGGAVVVDCSEPSSGSLRLSVQDTGMGLKPEQLNMLFQPFNRLGQETGAEEGTGIGLVVTKRLVELMGGSIGVSSSVGVGSMFWIEMKSTTPVAAHLGSEPPPAMPAVHDADSTTVLYVEDNPANLKLVEQIISYRPGLRLLTAPDAQLGLEMARAHEPDIILMDVNLPGMSGLEALRVLRADSRTAHIPVIALTANAMPRDVERGLAAGFFRYLIKPINIDEFTEAINSTMSWLASRKQGKETS, encoded by the coding sequence ATGATACGTTTGCGTTCAGTCCACCATAAGCTGCTGGCCATTGTAATGGTGGCCACGCTGGCCGCGCTGTTCGTGTCCATCGGCGTGACCATCGCCTACGACCTGCATGCCTACCACCAGAGCATCCGCGCGGACATGGAGACCCAGGCCGAACTCCTGGGCCATATGAGCTCGCCCGCCCTGGCCTTCGACGATCCCCGCCTGGCGCGCGAGAACCTTGGCCTGCTGCGCCTGCGGCCGAAGATGTATGCGGGCGCCATCTACAATGCGCGCGGCGCGCTCTTCGCCAGCTACGTGGTGGCGGGACGCGCGGCGGCCATTCCGCAGCAGGCCAGCGAAGAGGGCTTCAGTTTCGCGGGCCGGCGCCTGGTGCTGTACAAGCGCATCTACGACAACGGCGAGCTGCTTGGCACGGTTTATCTCGACGCGGAGTACGAGATGCTGAGCCGCTTCTTCGATTACCTGGTGATCGGCGTGCTGGGCGCCGTGCTGGCGGTGGGCACGGCGTACCTGGTGCTGCGCCGCCTGAGCCACGTCATCACGCAGCCGCTGATGGGCGTGGCCAGCGTGGCGCGCGAGGTGGTGGCGACGGGCGACTTCTCGCGCCGCGCGGACCGCATCGGCAAGGACGAAATCGCGGACCTGGCGGAAGCCTTCAACAAGATGTTGTCCGAGATCCAGAGCCGCACCAGCGAGCTGGAATCGTCCAATGCGGAACAGGCGCGTGCGCAGCAGGAAGTGCTGCGCCTGAACGCGGAGCTCGAGCAGCGCGTGCACGAAAGGACCATGCAGCTCGAGCTGGCCAACGGCGAGCTGGCCATGGCGATGGAGGAGGCCCGCAGCGCCAACCAGGCCAAGTCCGCCTTCCTCTCGTCGATGAGCCACGAGCTGCGCACGCCCCTCAACGCCATCCTCGGTTTCGCCCAGATCCTTACCTCGGACAAGCTGCCCTCCACACTGGAGCAGAAGAAGGAGTTCGCGGGACATATCCTCAAGTCCGGCCGCCACCTGCTGGCGCTGATCAACGAGATCCTCGACCTGGCCAAGATCGAGTCGGGCACGGTGGCGCTGTCGATGGAGCCGGTGGAGATGCAGGACATCCTGGCCGAATGCCGCACCATGATGGAGCCGCTGGCGGCCCAGCGCGGCATCCGCATCCTCTTCCCTGAGCACTGCCAGACCGCCGTGCAGGCCGACCGCACACGCCTGAAGCAGATCCTGCTGAATCTCCTGTCCAACGCCATTAAATACAACCGCGAGGGCGGGGCGGTGGTGGTGGACTGCAGCGAGCCTTCGTCCGGCAGCCTGCGCCTCTCCGTGCAGGACACCGGCATGGGCCTGAAGCCCGAGCAGCTCAACATGTTGTTCCAGCCATTCAACCGCCTGGGCCAGGAAACAGGGGCGGAAGAGGGCACGGGCATCGGCCTGGTGGTGACCAAGCGACTGGTCGAGCTGATGGGCGGCAGCATCGGCGTCTCCAGCAGCGTGGGCGTGGGCAGCATGTTCTGGATCGAGATGAAGAGCACCACCCCCGTCGCCGCGCACCTGGGCAGCGAGCCTCCGCCCGCCATGCCCGCCGTGCACGACGCGGACAGCACCACTGTGCTCTATGTGGAGGACAATCCCGCCAACCTCAAGCTGGTGGAGCAGATCATCAGCTACCGGCCCGGCCTGCGCCTGCTCACCGCGCCGGACGCTCAGTTGGGGCTCGAAATGGCGCGCGCCCACGAGCCCGACATCATTCTCATGGACGTGAACCTTCCGGGCATGAGCGGCCTGGAGGCGCTGCGCGTGCTGCGCGCCGATTCGCGCACAGCCCATATTCCCGTGATCGCCCTCACGGCCAACGCCATGCCGCGCGACGTCGAACGCGGACTTGCGGCAGGATTCTTCCGATACCTGATCAAGCCGATCAACATCGATGAATTCACGGAGGCCATCAACAGCACCATGTCCTGGCTGGCCTCCCGCAAGCAAGGAAAGGAAACGTCATGA
- a CDS encoding YfiR family protein, which yields MLVLAIVPALAPAQSGGLERQVKAAYLYKFSGFIEWPEGSFARPDSPLVIGIAGDDALAEQLERTVAGRSINGRPVQVQRLKKGEPRAPLHILFLGADRAVAQDMLAQYKGQPVLTVSDREEVFGMGSVINFVVAEERLRFEVSLKAAASAGLRVSARMLAVAYRVQQEGA from the coding sequence TTGCTGGTCCTTGCGATCGTGCCGGCGCTCGCCCCTGCGCAGTCCGGCGGCCTGGAGCGCCAGGTCAAGGCCGCCTATCTCTACAAGTTCAGCGGCTTCATCGAGTGGCCCGAGGGCAGCTTCGCCCGCCCCGACAGCCCCCTGGTGATCGGCATCGCGGGCGACGACGCCCTGGCCGAACAGCTGGAACGCACGGTGGCGGGACGCAGCATCAACGGCCGCCCCGTCCAGGTGCAGCGCCTGAAGAAGGGCGAGCCCCGCGCGCCGCTGCACATTCTCTTCCTGGGCGCCGACCGCGCCGTGGCCCAGGACATGCTGGCCCAGTACAAGGGCCAGCCGGTGCTCACCGTATCGGACCGGGAAGAAGTGTTCGGCATGGGCAGCGTGATCAACTTCGTGGTGGCCGAGGAGCGCCTGCGCTTCGAAGTCTCGCTCAAGGCCGCGGCGTCGGCGGGCCTGCGCGTGAGCGCGCGCATGCTGGCCGTCGCCTACCGCGTGCAGCAGGAGGGCGCATGA
- a CDS encoding CinA family protein: MAPSQSLPKEPHVSTDINELAAQVGRALQEKGMLLVTAESCTGGGVAQAITEIAGSTGWFDCGFITYSNASKTELLDVPAAMMAQFGSVSEEVAAVMAQGALGNSNGHVAVSTTGIAGPSGAVPGKPVGTVCFGWANGDTVHTERLVFSGDRHAVREQTVIHALQGLLRFIN; this comes from the coding sequence ATGGCTCCATCGCAGTCTTTGCCAAAGGAGCCACACGTGAGTACGGACATCAACGAACTGGCGGCCCAGGTGGGCCGCGCCTTGCAGGAAAAAGGCATGCTGCTGGTGACCGCCGAATCGTGCACCGGCGGGGGCGTTGCGCAGGCCATTACAGAAATCGCCGGCTCCACCGGCTGGTTCGACTGTGGCTTCATCACCTATTCCAACGCCTCCAAGACTGAGCTGCTGGATGTCCCTGCTGCCATGATGGCACAATTTGGCAGCGTGAGCGAGGAAGTTGCGGCCGTCATGGCCCAGGGCGCGCTGGGGAACAGCAATGGCCATGTGGCGGTATCCACCACCGGCATCGCCGGTCCAAGCGGCGCGGTGCCTGGCAAACCTGTAGGCACGGTGTGCTTCGGCTGGGCCAATGGCGACACCGTGCACACCGAGCGCCTGGTCTTCTCGGGCGACCGCCATGCGGTGCGCGAGCAGACCGTGATCCACGCCCTGCAAGGCCTGCTCCGCTTCATCAACTGA
- a CDS encoding metallophosphoesterase family protein, whose product MGSRLRAAAIAVLALAGRAGAAPLVVYAAGDIADCRFSRPAHSGAAATAALIGPDAQLVLTLGDTTYPNGLEAEFRDCYHPSWGRFKAITRPVPGNHEYYSGKADAYYAYFGAAAGPRGRGYYSFDQGGWHFVALNSHLQRAEEEAQLLWLKDDLARHPARCTLAYWHAPLYSSGGHPPNPRMREAWRLLHAAGAELVLSGHDHDYERFPPMDADGREDAGGPRQFVAGTGGAFLTPFRLVRPRSEARSNSHLGVLRLELREDGYDWEFRTVPARGNPDVPEQEAGDRGSASCH is encoded by the coding sequence TTGGGCAGCCGCCTGCGCGCCGCCGCAATCGCCGTCCTGGCGCTGGCCGGCCGCGCGGGAGCGGCGCCCCTGGTGGTGTACGCCGCGGGCGACATCGCCGACTGCCGTTTCAGCCGCCCCGCCCACTCCGGCGCCGCCGCCACGGCGGCCCTCATCGGGCCCGACGCCCAACTGGTGCTCACGCTGGGCGACACCACCTATCCCAATGGCCTGGAGGCCGAATTCCGCGACTGCTACCACCCGTCATGGGGGCGCTTCAAGGCCATCACCCGTCCCGTTCCCGGCAACCACGAGTACTACAGCGGCAAGGCGGACGCCTACTACGCGTATTTTGGTGCGGCGGCCGGTCCGCGCGGGCGCGGATATTACAGTTTCGACCAGGGCGGCTGGCACTTCGTCGCCCTGAACAGCCACCTGCAGAGGGCAGAGGAGGAGGCCCAGCTCCTGTGGCTAAAAGACGACCTGGCGCGCCATCCCGCGCGCTGCACGCTCGCCTATTGGCACGCTCCGCTGTATAGTTCCGGCGGGCACCCGCCAAACCCGCGCATGCGCGAGGCCTGGCGCCTGCTGCATGCGGCGGGGGCGGAACTGGTGCTGTCCGGCCATGACCACGACTACGAGCGCTTTCCGCCCATGGATGCGGACGGCCGGGAAGACGCGGGCGGACCGCGCCAGTTCGTGGCAGGTACGGGCGGCGCCTTCCTCACCCCTTTCCGCCTCGTGCGGCCGCGCAGCGAGGCGCGCAGCAACAGCCATCTCGGGGTATTGCGGCTGGAGCTGAGGGAAGATGGTTACGACTGGGAGTTCCGGACCGTGCCTGCGCGGGGCAATCCGGATGTCCCGGAACAGGAAGCGGGCGATCGCGGCTCGGCCTCCTGTCACTGA
- a CDS encoding P-loop NTPase family protein, which translates to MQNTVHFILQGKGGIGKTLVSTILAQWLKTRDGSPLRCYDTDQENPTFSRYKSLNVKHVPVMTESRTIDPKRFDSLMIDILEEDGNCVIDNGANTFSPLVAYLIENDCFSLLEESGRKVYIHTIVGGGDTLHDTAMGFVSTAKSTNVPLVLWQNEHFGLLQSASGKAFLDSQTYAENSGRVKGHVVLAQRNADTFGADLKKMNTARLTLDEVKASDKFNVMEKQRIKVIFKDLFEQLDKVDW; encoded by the coding sequence ATGCAAAACACGGTTCACTTCATCCTCCAGGGCAAAGGCGGCATTGGCAAGACGCTGGTCTCCACCATCCTGGCGCAATGGCTCAAGACCCGGGACGGGAGCCCGCTGCGCTGCTACGACACAGACCAGGAAAACCCCACCTTCTCGCGTTACAAATCCCTGAACGTGAAGCACGTGCCGGTGATGACCGAATCGCGCACCATCGATCCCAAGCGCTTCGACTCGCTGATGATCGACATTTTGGAAGAAGACGGCAACTGCGTCATCGACAACGGCGCGAACACCTTCTCGCCGCTGGTGGCCTACCTGATCGAGAACGACTGCTTCTCGCTGCTGGAAGAATCGGGCCGCAAGGTCTACATCCACACCATCGTGGGCGGCGGCGACACCCTGCACGACACGGCCATGGGCTTCGTCTCCACGGCCAAGTCCACCAATGTGCCGCTGGTGCTGTGGCAGAACGAGCATTTCGGCCTGCTGCAATCGGCCTCCGGCAAAGCCTTCCTCGATTCGCAGACCTATGCGGAGAACTCCGGCCGGGTGAAAGGCCACGTGGTGCTCGCCCAGCGCAATGCCGACACCTTCGGCGCGGACCTCAAGAAAATGAACACGGCGCGCCTGACGCTGGACGAAGTGAAGGCCAGCGACAAGTTCAACGTCATGGAAAAGCAGCGCATCAAGGTCATTTTCAAGGACCTGTTCGAGCAGCTGGACAAGGTGGACTGGTAA
- a CDS encoding ArsR/SmtB family transcription factor: protein MSPDNASVAQLADLFHLLGDPTRLRIVLACVAAPIAVGDIAAALDLSPSLVSHHLRLLRAARIVKSERQGKQVFYSAADAHISGVLHDMLEHIAEPSTGSEA from the coding sequence ATGTCTCCCGATAACGCCTCGGTCGCCCAGCTGGCCGATCTGTTCCACCTGCTTGGCGACCCGACCCGCCTGCGCATCGTCCTGGCCTGCGTGGCGGCGCCGATTGCGGTGGGGGATATCGCCGCCGCCCTGGATCTGAGCCCTTCCCTCGTCAGCCACCACCTGCGCCTGCTGCGCGCGGCCCGCATCGTGAAGTCGGAGCGCCAGGGCAAGCAGGTGTTTTATTCCGCCGCCGATGCGCATATCAGCGGCGTCCTCCACGATATGCTGGAACATATCGCCGAACCCTCCACCGGAAGCGAAGCATGA
- a CDS encoding cation diffusion facilitator family transporter yields MSGHHHHHGHGHDHGHHHHGDPADHGRAFAIAITLNAIFVAVEFGYGFVANSTALMADAGHNLSDVLGLMLAWGAAILGKRQPTGRYTYGLRGSSMLAALFNSMLLMLACGAIAWEAVQLLLDPAPVQGATVSIVAAVGIAVNGISAWLFMAGSKHDLNIRGAYLHLAADAAISLGVLVSGLVVMYTNWVWLDPLVSLAIVFMILLGTWSLLKESLRMVMAAVPANVDAGEVEAFLRRCKGVTEVHDLHIWPMSTTETALTAHLVVPSGYPGDRAIDEIARQLKEKFAIHHTTLQTEEGTTEHACCLQEPAEQHGHDHDHDHHDHGHHHH; encoded by the coding sequence ATGAGCGGCCATCACCATCATCACGGACATGGCCACGACCATGGACATCACCACCACGGCGATCCCGCCGACCATGGCCGCGCCTTCGCCATCGCCATCACGCTGAACGCGATTTTCGTGGCCGTGGAATTCGGCTATGGCTTCGTCGCCAATTCGACCGCGCTCATGGCCGATGCGGGCCACAACCTCTCCGACGTTCTGGGCCTGATGCTGGCCTGGGGCGCAGCCATCCTCGGCAAGCGCCAGCCCACGGGCCGCTATACCTACGGCCTGCGCGGCAGCTCGATGCTGGCCGCACTCTTCAACAGTATGCTGCTGATGCTGGCCTGCGGCGCCATCGCGTGGGAGGCCGTGCAGCTGCTGCTCGACCCGGCGCCAGTGCAGGGCGCCACGGTGTCCATCGTGGCCGCCGTGGGCATCGCCGTGAACGGCATCTCGGCCTGGCTGTTCATGGCGGGCAGCAAGCATGACCTCAATATCCGCGGCGCCTACCTGCACCTGGCCGCCGATGCGGCCATCTCGCTCGGCGTGCTGGTCTCGGGCCTGGTGGTGATGTATACGAACTGGGTGTGGCTCGACCCGCTGGTGAGCCTGGCCATCGTGTTCATGATTTTGCTGGGCACCTGGTCCCTGCTCAAGGAGTCGCTGCGCATGGTGATGGCGGCCGTGCCAGCGAATGTGGACGCGGGCGAAGTCGAGGCCTTCCTGCGCCGCTGCAAGGGCGTGACGGAAGTGCATGACCTGCATATCTGGCCCATGAGCACCACCGAAACGGCGCTCACGGCCCATCTCGTCGTGCCGTCAGGCTATCCCGGCGACCGCGCCATCGACGAGATCGCGCGGCAGCTCAAGGAGAAGTTCGCCATTCACCATACGACCTTGCAGACCGAGGAAGGCACCACCGAGCATGCCTGCTGCCTGCAGGAGCCGGCGGAGCAGCACGGCCACGACCACGACCATGATCATCACGATCATGGCCACCATCATCACTGA